One segment of Shewanella piezotolerans WP3 DNA contains the following:
- a CDS encoding methyl-accepting chemotaxis protein: MLWFKRSLSMQLVVTIVGALAVLFTIVALFLVKNESTSTRQQIDSDLTGLVQLKSNEVRSYFVAKGQLIHAVFADPTVLEWFANYNNRLGDLSSDKQYSAIVEYFKFFSDHDSDIKSVFFGSANTFEYFDLNGRYNDSEYYTNKRPWWQEAIDQDGMFVGDPAVDANDGSISATVKTVVKDQSGRFIGIGGMDILIDTIGSELLAPIKYQGAGQAFLVTNAGKLVYFPGFTEKFPPGSDASKVDSQFKDTSGFNALSRQMQSQSSGFAEVTFKGQPQRVSFVEVGGDFPEQKWHLAFMLPTEVIEAPVTDAIINSILLSCLIMLFVGVTVWGMLLPFRKQINSLLAAMEDIAEGDSDLAKRIQMDREDELGKLGDAFNRFAAKVQGMLQETRELTLEVETGVTSASEVSERALNSVAQQKEEIASVATAATEMAHTSQEMAASAQRASDFADKAQTESVEGGAIVAQASQGMQSLSSQVIEAAKVVKQLRTRSEQIGEVLNVIRGIAEQTNLLALNAAIEAARAGEQGRGFAVVADEVRTLASRTQDSTANIQEIIQTLQQNANEAEQVMEAGVEQANIGQELTGKVEVALDSITGAIEAIQQQTIEISAAVGQQAVVAEEVACNVENVRALSDDSLAASEELSRNFGDFARVTESLSGNIKQFKI, encoded by the coding sequence ATGCTTTGGTTTAAACGCTCGCTAAGTATGCAGCTGGTTGTGACTATTGTTGGTGCTTTGGCGGTATTGTTTACCATCGTCGCATTGTTCTTAGTTAAGAATGAAAGCACTAGTACGCGTCAACAAATTGATAGTGATCTCACCGGGCTTGTTCAGCTTAAATCTAATGAGGTACGCAGCTACTTTGTCGCCAAAGGGCAGCTGATCCACGCTGTCTTTGCAGATCCAACAGTTTTGGAGTGGTTCGCTAATTACAATAATCGCTTAGGCGACCTATCATCCGATAAGCAATATAGCGCTATTGTTGAGTATTTTAAGTTTTTCTCAGATCATGATAGTGACATCAAATCTGTTTTCTTTGGCTCGGCTAATACCTTTGAGTATTTCGATCTTAATGGTCGCTATAATGATAGCGAGTACTACACGAATAAACGCCCTTGGTGGCAAGAAGCCATAGATCAAGACGGCATGTTTGTTGGCGACCCAGCCGTTGATGCTAACGATGGTTCAATTTCAGCAACGGTTAAAACTGTCGTTAAAGATCAATCTGGGCGGTTTATCGGTATCGGTGGGATGGATATCTTGATTGATACCATAGGCAGTGAGTTGTTAGCGCCAATTAAATATCAAGGTGCGGGCCAAGCCTTTCTTGTGACCAATGCTGGCAAGTTGGTTTATTTCCCTGGCTTCACTGAAAAATTTCCACCTGGCTCAGACGCTTCAAAAGTCGATAGCCAGTTTAAAGATACCAGCGGCTTTAATGCGTTAAGCAGACAGATGCAGTCACAATCATCAGGTTTTGCAGAGGTCACCTTTAAGGGGCAACCTCAACGGGTTAGCTTCGTCGAAGTTGGCGGTGATTTCCCAGAGCAGAAGTGGCATTTGGCCTTTATGCTACCCACTGAGGTCATTGAAGCGCCAGTAACTGATGCGATTATTAATTCAATTCTTCTTTCATGTTTGATCATGCTATTTGTTGGCGTTACCGTTTGGGGCATGCTGCTACCGTTTAGAAAGCAGATCAATAGTTTACTCGCCGCGATGGAAGATATTGCTGAAGGCGACAGTGATTTAGCAAAACGGATCCAAATGGATAGAGAAGACGAGCTTGGTAAACTCGGTGATGCGTTTAACCGCTTTGCCGCCAAAGTTCAGGGCATGCTGCAAGAAACTCGTGAGTTAACTTTAGAAGTGGAAACAGGTGTGACATCGGCTTCAGAGGTCAGTGAACGTGCGCTTAACTCTGTTGCACAGCAAAAAGAGGAGATAGCCTCTGTCGCAACAGCGGCTACTGAGATGGCGCATACGAGCCAAGAGATGGCCGCGAGTGCACAACGTGCCAGTGATTTTGCCGATAAGGCACAAACGGAGTCGGTTGAGGGCGGTGCCATTGTTGCACAAGCCAGCCAAGGGATGCAGTCTTTATCATCTCAAGTGATTGAAGCTGCAAAGGTTGTCAAGCAGCTAAGAACTCGCTCTGAGCAGATTGGCGAAGTACTTAATGTCATCCGTGGTATTGCTGAGCAAACTAACTTGCTAGCGCTTAACGCGGCGATTGAGGCGGCGAGAGCGGGTGAGCAGGGCAGAGGATTCGCGGTTGTCGCAGATGAAGTGAGAACGTTAGCATCACGTACTCAAGACTCAACAGCAAACATTCAAGAGATCATCCAAACACTACAACAAAATGCTAATGAGGCAGAGCAAGTGATGGAGGCGGGCGTTGAGCAGGCCAATATCGGCCAGGAATTGACAGGAAAAGTGGAAGTGGCACTGGACAGTATTACTGGCGCCATTGAAGCGATTCAACAGCAGACCATTGAGATCTCAGCGGCTGTAGGTCAACAAGCTGTTGTCGCCGAAGAAGTGGCTTGTAATGTCGAGAATGTTAGAGCGCTTTCTGATGACTCACTCGCAGCCAGTGAAGAGTTATCACGTAACTTTGGTGACTTTGCCCGAGTCACTGAATCACTGTCAGGTAACATTAAGCAGTTTAAAATCTAA